The genomic window TCTAAAAAACCCAATTGAGGTCATTTATAATTTTTTTATTCCAAAGCCCGAACTTACTGATCAAAAACCCTTTCGAAAAGACTTTGCGCCCTATGGAGAAAAGCTTCTTATCCACGCCTCTAATTTCAGGCCTGTAAAACGCCCTATGGACGTGCTCCGTATCTTTTGCAAGCTAAGGGAAAAAATAAAATGCCGTTTAATATTAGTGGGAGGGGGAAATGGCATTAATGAGATCAGACAAAAGGTAGAAGAGAAAAGATGGTGCAATGAAGTGATTTTTTTAGGAGAAAATCGAGAAATAGACCCTTTTATTGCCTCCTCCGATTTACTTTTACTTCCAAGCGAACAGGAAAGCTTTGGACTTGTCGCACTTGAAGCTATGGCTTATGGTGTGCCGGTTATCGGATCTTGTGCAGGAGGTATTACGGAAGTCGTGGAAAATGGCGCTAATGGCTTTTTAGAGCCGGTTGGAAGTATTGAGAAAATGGCAAATGATGCCCTTCTTCTACTAAAGAATAAAAAGTTATATCAAGAATTTAGTGAGAATGCCAAAAAAAGAGCGGAAAATTGTTTTTCCGCTCCAAAAATAGTTACACAGTACGAGACATATTATCAGAAAGTGCTTGATCTGCCGTAATCTTGGCAACAAGCTTTCTTACCTCCAGGATATGAAAATCGATAATTCCTTCAATGACAGATAACTTTTGCAATGGAGGAGGAATGTTTACCGGAATTTTTCTTTCATTATTCGACTGATAGGCTTTTTTTCCATCCATTCCCCAGGTGAGCTTCTCTTCCGCATCTTCCAAGAGTTTTATTTTGGCTTTATCGAATAGCTCAAAACTTTCCGGCTTCCATTCATACATCATAATAAAGCGATGAAAGTGAAGAGACTTTGCGATCCTTGCAAGTCCATATTTCACGCGAATGACTATTTTATACCGCTCTAAACTTGTTAAAGAGCCGCTTGTGCAGACGAAAAGTTGGGAAAGCTCATTAAAGTGTCCTTCTAGCTCAGGCTTATGAACTTTAGATAGGTTTTCTAAACTATCTTCAACAAAGGACTCTACGTATTTCTTTTCTTCTTTAAAAACCTGACAAGGCAAATTAAAAATTCTCTCCTCTAGACTTGAAACTTTGAATTCCAAATCCGAAATTTCACTTCTCACAGATTTTTTTTTCTCAAGAATCTCAAGCCTTGCAATTTCTTGTTCTAGCTCAATGTCTTTTTTTTCAAGAAAGTTTGTTATGAGTTTAAGTTCCCTCTCTTCTTTTTCAGTCGGATCTTTCTTTAGAGGGAAATCTTTTAGCAACGCCTCCATGTCTTTGACACTGTCATTGAGTTCGTTTTCAAAATCATCAAATTTAGGATTTTCTTCTTTTATCGCTGTTCTAAATCGAAGAATAATTTTTTCCTTAGTATCAAAAATAAAAAGTTTTTTGATTAGAAAGTCGGCCTCTTTTTTTATCGAGGTCAAACTTTTTAAACAATCGAAGATTAATTCCATTCTTTTTGTATCTAAAAGCGTCTCTTTCAATTGACGAAGAAGCTTTTCTTTTTCTTTTTCAGCTTTTTCTTTCAAGGTCAGGATTTCGGATTCTTCTTCTCCTTCAAGTTTTAATTCATCAATATCAAGGGATGAAGAAAGCGAAAGCGATTCTTTTTGCTCTTCTAGCTTTTTTCCATTCATTAAATTTAGAAGCAGGGCGCTATAGAATTGAAGACATTTTCCTAAATAGAGCGGCCATTCCGTTTGGTAAAGAAGGGAAAGTTGTTTATGGGCCTCTTGGGTAATTTCATTGATTCTTAGATTATCAGAAGCGATTAAATATTCTACTTCGGCTTTTTGTATGATTTGACCCATGGTCTCTTTTGAAGACTCCGTATCAAATCCGAGGGATTGTACCGCCTCGGCCTTAAGCTCAAGGCTTCTTCTTTTTTCCTGTAATTTAGGGGGAATTATAGAATCGGTATCCGGAAAACTTTTATCTTGTCCAACTTGCATAGATCTATCTCCACTTTTTGTAAAAACTAATTTTTAATTTTTTAAATCCTAATATCTCCTTTTTTTTATAAATAAAAAAATATATTGATAAATTAAGAATCTGATTTCTTTTTTAGAGGAAAAATAATCAGAAAATCAAGTTATAAATACACTTCTTGATTGAGAGACTGTTTACAAATAAAAGGGATCCCGCAAGGAAAAATTTAAAATTCTCATTTGCCGTAAAGCCTCGGTTTACAATTTTAAAAAAATAGACTATACTCCTCATATATTTGATTTATAAAAAGTTATAGTTCTTTTAAGCCTTAGGAAAAGTTTGTGAAAAAGGTCTTTCTTTTACCCAATTTTATTACAGCTTTTGGTCTGATGTGCGGACTTTTTGCTATTTTCAAAATGAATATGACTGGAATTGGCGAGACGACTACCCCCTTGCTAACACAAATTTCAGGAATTCTTATTTTGGCAGCCATTTTGGACCTTTTAGATGGCGCTATAGCTCGTGTCATGAAAGCTGAAAGTGAATTTGGAGGGCTTTTTGACTCCTTAGCCGATGCCATCACTTTTGGCCTTGCCCCTTCTGTCATTATCTTGAAGACCCTATCCTTAAGGCCCGGAAGCGAGATGTCTTTTTTCTTAACTTTTGCTGCGATGGTATTTACTGTATGCGGTGTTTTAAGACTGATTCGCTTTAACGTCATGAATAAAAAAATAGAGCAGGATGACGAGCTGCTTGCCGCTAGCAAAAAAAATTTCACAGGGTTGCCTATTCCGGCAGCCGCCGGCGCTGCAATTTCTTGTAATCTCTTACTCTCTTCTATAAGCGATGGGATGGAGGAAGGTTTTCCTTTAGGCCTGCGTTCCTGGATCCTTTTCTTTGTCCTGCTTTTCTTAGGATACGTAATGATTAGCCGATGGCGTTTCCCAAGCTTGAAAACTCTTCATTTTAGAGTTTCTTCTTTTAAAGTGGTTATCTTTACGGTTTTTGCGGCTGTTTTGGTTTTTTTCGGGATCCAGCATAACTTTCCGCTTCTATTTTTTGGAGTTATTTGGCTTTATCTTTTGGGGTCTTTAATCTTATCGATTATTCGATTGATTGCAGGAAGAAGAACAAAAGCTCTTGAAGATTTTGAAAGAGCCCCGGAAGATGAGGAACTAGGGGAATAATTTTTTCAGTACATTTCTAAAGTGATAAGCATATGGACAAGAAGAGAAAGTCCTACAATCGAAAGTAAAAGCGATGCTGCAAGAGAAGTGGAAACATGAAATTTCTTGTGGGCTTTTTGATCAAGTTTTCTGATAAAAGAAAGATACTCTCCCGTTGCCAATATTAAAAAAATAACTCCAAGCGCTACTAAAATAACTCCCAAATGGTGCGGGGATTTAGCTGACAGCTTGCCATTAAAATCATCGATTGTTTTTAAATATTGAAAAAATTCGAAAATGCTAAATCCAAAACCTATTAAAGCAAGAGAAGTTCTTATCCAAGCAAGAATGGTCCTATCAGCTGCAAACCGATCCCTATCATAGGCAATAGGGGTTTCAAAATCCGTAAAATCTTTATTCATATTTTTTACTCTTTGCTTTTGGCGCAGCGAAATCCCAAATGATTTAAACTTGTGTCGGGACAAGTTTTCATTCTGGCTGAAATACGGTATCCCTTACAATAACTTTTGTGGCATAGAAAAGAGCCTCCTCGATGCACTCTTTTTTCAGCGTAAGGCTCATCAGGGTCCAAACTTTTATCAGCCCCTTTTGGATTGATGGAAACCCCTTTTTTTGCTTCCGCCTCATAATAAGCATGGTGGTAAAGGTCGCTGCACCATTGCCAAACGTTTCCGGCCATGTCATAAAGATGATTCTCATTGGGAGGGTATTTTCTTACCGGAGTTGTCCCATAATAGCCTTCATTTTTTGAGCTTTGGTAAGGGAATTTACCTTGCCAAATATTAGCCTGAGGATCTTTTTCATTAAATTCCTCATTCCCCCAGACATATTTCTTATCATGGGTGCCTTTAGCGGCAAATTCCCACTCAGCTTCGGTTGGAAGCCTTTTTCCGGCCCATTTGGCATAGGCTTCGGCATCATACCAAGAAACTTGAACGACAGGGTGGTCTTCTTTGCCGTCAATTGAACTTTCAGGTCCTGTCGGGTGCTTCCAATCAGCGCCCCCTTTCCATTCCCACCAAAATCGATTGCTGTAAAAGGGAACCGGCCCATCGCTTGGCTTAAAAACAAGAGAGGCTGCAATAAGCTTTGAAGGATCGGGCTCTTTAGTTCCAATAGGCACCTGAGCCATTATTTCCTCAAGTGTGGGCGCTTTTTCGGCTGTCGTAATGTAACCTGTAGCGTCTACAAATTCTTTAAATTGACGGTTAGTTACAGGGGTTTCATCCATAAAAAAACCATCTACCCTCACCAGGTGGGCAGGCTTTTCATCTTTTTTGGCGTCTTTGTCATCCGATCCCATGGTAAAAATGCCGGGCTTTATCCAAACCATTGCTTTTGGAGCCTGTGAAGCATTCAGGGTTTGAGAGGCAAATAGAACATTTAATATTAAAAGAAGCTTCGTCATGAAAAGCTCACGGATGATCTAGCAATTAAAAAAAGTTTTGCCATTTTCCGATCAAATTTGCAAGTTCAATAGACTCTTATTTGACAAAATAAGGAGAAAAAATTTGAAAGTAGTCTAAATCCCCAGGTCATCTCACCTCTCAGAGAATGTCATTTCTTCCACTTTACTTTTCGGGAATGTAAAATTGAAAAATTTGACCCGGCGACAGCTTTAAGAACCTCTGACCAGATCGCAATCCTGGGTTAAAGGATAAGAAGACTCTTTTTCATAAAGAATCCGATATAGGCCCCAAGCAATGAACCACATCAAAGCCCCCCCTGCGACTACATCTGAAAAAAAATGTCCTCCTTGCGCCATGCGAAGAACTCCAATAGCGGTTCCATAGAGGAAGGAGAAAAGGAAAACCATCCGGCTTAATTGAAAAAGATGTCTTTTCTTTAACCAAAAACCAAATACAAAATAGTAGTATCCGGTAGTGCAATGACCGCATGGAAAAGAACGGAAATGTTCTTTTTCCTTAAAGGTCGGGCCAGGGTCATAAAAAGCTCTATAGTTTTCAGTTCCCCCAAACTCAATGACATGCTTCGGCCTAGGCCGGCCATAAAATTCCTTGAAAACAATGTGCGTGATAAAGCCTGGACCCATAGCAAAAGAAAGCCAAAGAAAAAGAAGCGTTTTCCTATGCATTTTTAATTTTTTGAAAAAAGGAGAAAGTACAAATAAAATAAAGCAAAAAATGCCAAGCAAAATGGCAGGCCAGGGAGTTAATTTAAATAAGTAATGCATCCATTTGGTGTGGGGGAAAGCGAGGCCTTTTTCGCCAAGGCTAAAGAAAAATCTTGAGGCTGCTAAATCTATGGATTCGGAAGTGAAAAAAAAGATGAGAATCAAAACGAACAAAATGAATATTTTAAGATAAAAACGTAAGTTTTTGAACAATTTTGTTGCATGCCTTTCTTTCAATTTTTTAAGAGGCTCTCATTAAAAGGTATAAATTAATTTTGTTGAAGCTTTTTTAAATGAAAAAATGATAAAAAAGAGACCTATTCACTTTGTTTTCTATAAGGAATTGAAAACCAAATTGCGTCAACCTGATTCGAATTTTTTTCCCTTAAGAGCTCGCACTTTGGCTGCAAATAAGTCCGTCCTATTTTAAAATAAGAGGGACTCATTTTTTCGGGGCTTCAAGAGAATAATTTCGAATATGAACCATTATATGTGAAACCAGGGTTTAAAATGCCTGTCTCCCTTCTTTTGATCTGTGTCCTCTTTATTTTTTGCATCTTGCTTCTGTATTTATTTTTTAAAAAGAAAATTGATAGCCAAAGCCATAAGCTTTTGTGGGTTGAAACTTCCTTCACGGAAGCTAAAACTCTTTTAAAACTCAGAGAGGATGAAATTGAAAAAATTAAAGACAAACTCCTCGAGGAGAGCAAAACAAGAAGTCGTTTGGAGGGATTGCTTGAACAGCAAAAAGAGCAGCAATTAAAACTAAAGACTGCAGAAGAAGCTTTGCTATCTGAAATGAAAAGGGGAGAAGAGCTAAATTCGGAGCTTGCCAAAGTTAAAGCTCACCTTGAAGAAGAAAAAAAATTATTCTCGCATAAAGTTCAGGTCTTGGAAGATGCGAAACAGCAGTTTGAGACGGTCTTTAAATCGCTTTCGCAAGATGTTTTAAAACAAAATTCCCTATCTTTTCTACAACTTGCAACAGCTAAGTTTGAAAAGTACGATGAATCGTTAAAACATCAACAGGCTCAAAGAGAGCAACTATTTGTAAACGAGTTAAATCCCTTTAAGGAATCCGTTGGAAAATTCGACTCTTTATTAAGAGACATGGAAAAAACAAGGCATAATGTTTTTAACTCTCTTACAGACCAGATAAAGAATTTAAGTGAAATGCAACTTAAGCTTGGCGCTGAAACATCCAAATTAGCCAATTCCTTAAAATCTACCCAAATTAGGGGAAGGTGGGGGGAAATTCAACTGAAAAGGGTGGTCGAGCTTGCCGGAATGATTGAATATTGCGATTTTGAAGAGCAGGTGGTCGTTTCAAAAGAAAGCGGGTTTATAAGGCCCGACATTGTCGTTCGACTCCCTAATGAAAAATCTATTATAGTGGATGCTAAAGCTCCTTTACAAGCCTATTTGGATGCCCATGAAACTCAAAATGAGGAAGAAAGGCAGCATCACCTAAAGGCGCATTCAAAACAAGTGAGGAGCCATATCCAGCATCTTTCCTCAAAAGCTTATTCTGAAGAGATCAAAGAGTCTTGTGAATTCGTCGTCCTTTTTCTTCCGGGAGATCCATTTTTTAGTGCGGCTCTGCAAAATGACCCCGGTTTAATCGAATTCGGCGTTGAAAGAAAAGTTCTTCTTGCCACACCTACCACTTTAATCGCAATACTTCGCGCTGTGGCTTTTGGTTGGAGACAAGAAAAATTAGCCTTAGGGGCAAAAGAGATTTCACTTCTTGGAGGTGAACTTTTTGATAGGCTTTGTGTAATGGTAGGCCACATGGATACATTGAAAAGGGGGTTGGATGCAGCGGTTTCAGGTTTTAACCAGACTGTAAGCTCCCTTAACTCAAGAGTTGTTCCGACCGCAAAAAAATTAATTGAAAAAGGAGCTGCGTCCAAAAAAGAAATGCCGGAGCTTATCGAAATTGAAAAAGTGCCTAAGGATTTAGAAAGGCTTCATTCTCTTAGTTAAGAAGAAGATAGCCTTTTCTTCTCTTAAAGAGAGATTCAACTTTTGTTGACCTTCGTAGAGGTGTGACTCTCTTAAGATTCAGAGGGGGGTGAGCCGAGGTTTCATCTCTTCTTTCAACAGTTATTTCATATTCTTCCCTGCCCTTTATTAGCGTGCCCTTGAGTATATAGACATTGAATAATTGCAACGCCTTGATAGTTTCCTCTAAATGACATCTATCTACAACAAGAGGCTTACTTTTGTTGTAGTACATAATGTAAACCAGGCCTTCTTCCACATTTTTTACCTCAAGTAGTGTGAAACCTTTGTTTAATAAATCACACTCTAGTTTTCCAATTTCCTGAGGAACGCAATTTACGACGTGCAGCCCTTCGACAGAGAACAATGGATTCATAAATTTCTCCTATTTTAAAAACTATTTGAATTAAATGAGTTTATTTAATATTATAAATCAATATAAAGCCCCTTATAGGCAAAAAATGATAAAAAATTATACAAAAAACAATTATCTAAGCTCATTTTTCCTAAGAAGACTTGTCTCCTCTTTTGTGCGCATCGCGCACACATAATCCCCCCATTAAATACCTTTTCTCAATTTAAAGTTTGTAACTATAAACACTTAAGTGTTGTTACTAAGTAATTTTTTTAATTGTTTTTTTATGGTTGTTCTATGAAATTTTCTAAAAGTCTATCCATCATTGCTGCCGGCCTTGCCATGTTTTCGATGTTTTTTGGGGCAGGGAACGTTATTTTTCCTCTTATGATCGGTTTTACAGTCAAGGAAATGGTTCCTTTTGCGTCTTTTGGACTCCTTATCGGAGCGGTCGGCTTACCTTTCTTAGGTTTATTTTCCATGATTCTTTGCGATGGAGATGTGAATCGATATTTTAACAAGCTAGGCAAACCTTTTGGATTTATAGTAGGTTTTTTCACTATTTCTCTCTTAGGGCCGCTTGGCGCATCTCCGCGATGCATAGCTTTTGCTTCTTCAACCCTTCAAGCATCGGGTTTAACCCTCCCGCACACTTTGTTTTGTGCTTTAGCATGTCTTGTTGTCGGTCTTTTAGCGATGAGAAAAAATAAAATCATTGAAGTTTTAGGTTACTTTCTAACGCCAATTCTTGTTCTTTTGCTTGGAATAATGATGGTTAAAGCGGTCCTATCAGAAGGGTCGTTTCCGGCTTCCGAATTTACAGAGATGCAGTCTTTTTATCTCGGATTGAAAGAAGGCTATCTTACAATGGACTTGCTTGCCGCTTTGTTTTTCGCCCCACTTATTCTAGCGAATCTAAAGCAAAGCCAAGCTTCTTGCAGCCTTTTTAAAAAAGCGTTTTTAAGCTCATTAATTGGAGGTTTGCTTTTAGCTTTAACCTATCTTGGTTTTTCCTATGCGGCAGCGATTCACTCCGAAACTTTAAGCCATGCAAAACCTGAGGCGCTTCTTTCTGAGATCGCATTTAAAATTCTTGGCGATCATGCAGGCATTTTTATTTCTCTTCTTGTAATTTTAGCCTGCTTAACAACCGCTATCGCCCTTCTTTCTGTATTTGCAAGTTTTGTTGAAACTGCCTTTCCTAAAAAATGGAAAATTTCTTACGAAAAAGCTTTATTTTCCGGGATTTTGATAGCCGGGCTCATAGCGACTCTTGAATTTAAAGGAATTACCCTTCTATTAGGGCCGATTCTTGATTATTTATACCCGATTATCATCTTACTTGCTCTAACGCACGTAGCCGAATATTTTTGGAAAGCTAAAAAAGAATTGGCTCTAGACCCGGTTGATGGGAATGAAGTAGAGGGTATTTCGCCTTAGATTTTAATCTTTTGTCTCTATAAATTGCTTAAATACTAATTTTTAAGAGGCAACGCTGAAAAGGCTTAACTTTCTAAAAGAGAAAAACTATCCCCGTACACTAATACAATATTCGGGGATAGAAGCTTTTGATTTAAAAGATTATGATGGTTCACTTCGCATCTCAAATCTATCCCATTATGGAGACTTTGGTTTAGGCAGCTTTAATGCTCTTGATGGAGAATTAATCTATTTTGATGGAAACGCCTACCATGCCACCTCCGATGGACGTTTAAAGCCTGCCGATTCTGAATCACTTCTTTCATGCGCTTATTTCACAAAATTTGATTCAAAGACTTCAGTTCAGTTGGAAGACTTAAGACTTTCATTTTTGTTTCAGAAGATTAAAAATAGCTTTTCCCACCCGGGCCAAATTTTTTCCGCACTTCGTATAAATGGTTTTTTTAACATGATTCGGTTGAGAAGTGTGCCTCCTCAAAAAAAACCTTATCCTGCCATAGAGGAAGTTGTTAAAGAACAGGCTCTTTACATTTACAAAAATGTTTCAGCAACTGTGATTGGTTTTTATTTTCCGACCTATTTCAATGGACTTACTTATTCCGGTTTCCACTTGCATTTTATAACAAATGATTTAAAGCATGGCGGGCATGTTTTAGATTTTGAATTAAATCAGGGAGAGGTCTTTTTAAGCCCTCTTGAAAATTATCTTTATCTTTTACCGGATTATGCTCTGAACCTTAAGGAACAGGATTGTACTTTATCTTGCAGCCATCAGGGAGAGTGATGGTTCTATAGACCCAAGGGTCTTCATTTTCCCGCATTAAGCGGTCACACCCCATGAGAAAGCCTTCAAAAAAGCCGTATTTTCTCATGGCATCTAAAGTATACTGAGAGCTTGATGGGTAGAAATGGCTTCTTGGACCGTCAGCCGGGGAGATGACATTTTGATGAAAGGCAATGGCTGTTTCTGCAAAAGAGCCTAATAATAAAGTATTGCAAGTCGTTTTTTCTTTTTTTAGCTTCTTATTGACAAGATCGGCATCCTTACCCCAAGGGTCTGCCCTGAGTAGTAGGGGGAGGACCGTTAAAATTAAAAGAGCAAATCGATTCATTGGAAACTCATTTAAAAACTTGTTTCGAGCATTAAAATAGGGAATAAATCAAGCGAGGTCATCATGGCTCTGCCTGTATGATTATAGAAAGATTCATTGTATTCTTTAGCTTCAAGACCGGCCCCATTGATGCCGCCAAAGTACCATCCTGTTTCAAGGCTTGCTGTGATTAAGCCCATCGGCCAATTGCCGCTTTCAAAGAAATAGTAAGAGGCTCCGATAAATAAGGCGTTGATGACAAAGGAAGTAGCAGCAGATTTTTTTTGACCGACATACCAATACCCAAGCCCGGGTAGGACGGCGTTGTAGATTTGGGCACGCCTTGGAGATTTCCATTCCCTTCTTATAGAATCACCGAAAGAATAAATAGTGTTGGCGTACTTGGTATCAATGGCGAGGCTTTCAGCAAGGCCCAAGTCTCCGATTCGAAGAGCATCTGAAAGTCTTATAGCAAGGCTTAAGTTGCATTCTTTTTTCTCAATGAGCTGTAAAATTTTATCGGCTTTATCGCATTCCCCAAGTTCTGAATAGCACTCATAGAGAAGAATCAAAAGCTCTCTAAAGCTCGGAAAATCCCCTTGTACGCCTGCCAGATAACTGCTTTCAAAAAATTGAATGGCTTCACAATATTTTTTTCCAAACCAATAGCTTTCAATGATGCAAAATTCTATTTCGTAGAGACGCGCTGTTTCAGCGCGGGGAATTAAAAGCCAGGCTCTTTTATAAAACGTAATGGCACGGTAAAGATCAAGCTCTCTTGCAAAAGCGTGAGCTATGAAAAGCTCTTTTCCCCAGTCTGTTTGCCTTTCGCACTCAGATAGAGGAGGAAAAGCCGTTGGCCTTCTCTCTATATCCTGGCGCGTGATATCAATAGCCGGGCTTGGTTCAAACCGGGCGGCTTTACTGCTGCAGCTTGAAAGGAAAATCGAAACTCCAATCAAGCTGAAGACTATTTTAGTGGCAGTGATCTTTATGATATCTTTCATAATAGTCGTAGCCTGAGCAGCACTCTTTTTCATCTTTTAAGGAATCGCTATCAATTAAATTTAGCCAATCCAGGGTTTCTTGACAGTCCAGCTTCCAAAGATTTTTTGTTCGGCCTTTGACTCTGTAAACATTTTGCTGATGCCTTGTCAGATTATCTATTTGTTCCTCGGTGTCAATTAACTGCGGCCTAATGAAGATCATCAAGTTACGTTTTTGATCAAGGTATCTTTTCTCTGTGAAAAGAGCGCCTATTAAAGGAGCTCCTCCAAGGCATGGGACATGGTCTCTAAATCTTCTTGTTTCATCGTTGATCATACCGCTTAAGACTATAAAGAAGCCATCAGGGACATGAACACGTGTTTTGGTCTTGCTAATTCTTGTTGTGGGTCCGGCAGAGGCATCTGAAAGCGCGTTGCCGGTATCTGTTGAATCGGGAGCAATTGAGCTGACTTCCTGCTCGATCTCAAGTGTGATGATATTTGAGTTCCCAAGGAATGGAGTCACTCGGAGGAGTGTTCCAACGTCCCTAAACTCGAAGTTGCTTGTTAGGATGCTTCCTTGGTCGTTTGAAATACTTTGCGTTCTAAAACGAGTGTTGATTCCAACAAATATCTCAGCTGTGACGTTATCTTCCGTAATAATTTTTGGATTCATAATGACATTTGAATCAAATTTTTGGTGCAAAGCTTTGACAAAAGCTGAAAGCGAACCAAATTCCCTTCCGCCAACAGAAATAGTTTGTCCGATAATTCCAAAACGGTACCCGGAATCGGTCAAAGCAGTAATGGCATCCGGAAAAGCTACCCCTAATTCATCAACAACGGCAGCCCCCAAAAGGTTCGTGCCGGCTGTTCTAAGAAGACCCGGAATTGGGGATGCTCCTGTAAGGAATCCTTGAGCGCCGGCGACATCTCCCCCTGCAAAACGAGAACCCCAGTTGACGCCAAGTTCAAGCGAGTCATCGATGTCAAGTTCCATGATAAGCATTTCAATGAATACCTGACGCAAAGGGGAGTCAATCTCATCGACGAGTTCTTTTATTTTAAGAAGAGCCTCAGGGGTTCCTGTAAATACAAGCGAGTTAGAAGGCTCAAGCCATTGAACGCTATTAATGGCGCTTAATAAATCTTGGTTGATTGCGGTTGTGTCGCTTAAACTTTGGCCAATTCTAGCAATCGCTTGCTCAACGGAATCGCCTTTTCTAAATTGAAGTTTGTGAATATAGAATCTTGTTCTTTCAATGTGGCCAAGGGGAAGAGTTTCAACGGTCGCAGCCCTTACTTTTTTTCCTGAAAAAATTGAAGATCCGGGGTTTAGGACAAAGCGCCATTTTCCGTCGGGTCCAAGTTCCCAACGTCCTTCAGGAGCGCCTGTATCAACGCCTCTTGTCACTCTTCCGGGTTCATACTCCCAGTTGCCGTTTGGATCAGATTTCCATGAACCCGATGGGGGCCTTTCTTGGTCTCGACCGCTTCGATCAAAGGGACTATAAAACCAGTTTCCATTGGAATCAAGTTCCCATTTTCCTTTGACTTGAGGGGTCTTGTAAACACTACCTTCAGGGGGCTCTTCCTGTCCCTCTTCTGTAAAAGGTCTCTGGACTTCTTTTTGCGGGACATATTTCAATTCATTCAAGTCATATATTCCGGTGGTGCCATCATTTTGATCGAGTCTTTGCAATACCGGAATCGCTCT from Criblamydia sequanensis CRIB-18 includes these protein-coding regions:
- a CDS encoding secretin N-terminal domain-containing protein encodes the protein MKDIFFAAHTLCRVILVAYLCGESSLFASNLSKDESENNASLSNIESHSRKSKDPINSLYAKDDFNWERIESSAIDSIFQSADSHPETQVTVEEPAEPATSLPQTIIPKQKTNPTSTVRQALHESRTFPKESFKNLIEKTAPKNAQAKTQPKHLRSFVSRGSLKHLEEEDLTAQIEENKNAPEESQEQSILINFNNVSIIEYIRFISRVSNRNFIFSDEDLQFTVTIISEEPTSLENVLMALMQELRIRNLDIVEEGNTLIIHPNASYRAPGKIVSDGRVNDLKDADIITRVFRLNTAAVDSISTIIRPMLSDKAIVQPIQETNHLVVTDILSNIQKISDLIRSVDAPNSSLVVGQYVVRNAFIDDLIRSAEQILTSIARGQPITFVPHAPSNSIFIISTPFLVERAIPVLQRLDQNDGTTGIYDLNELKYVPQKEVQRPFTEEGQEEPPEGSVYKTPQVKGKWELDSNGNWFYSPFDRSGRDQERPPSGSWKSDPNGNWEYEPGRVTRGVDTGAPEGRWELGPDGKWRFVLNPGSSIFSGKKVRAATVETLPLGHIERTRFYIHKLQFRKGDSVEQAIARIGQSLSDTTAINQDLLSAINSVQWLEPSNSLVFTGTPEALLKIKELVDEIDSPLRQVFIEMLIMELDIDDSLELGVNWGSRFAGGDVAGAQGFLTGASPIPGLLRTAGTNLLGAAVVDELGVAFPDAITALTDSGYRFGIIGQTISVGGREFGSLSAFVKALHQKFDSNVIMNPKIITEDNVTAEIFVGINTRFRTQSISNDQGSILTSNFEFRDVGTLLRVTPFLGNSNIITLEIEQEVSSIAPDSTDTGNALSDASAGPTTRISKTKTRVHVPDGFFIVLSGMINDETRRFRDHVPCLGGAPLIGALFTEKRYLDQKRNLMIFIRPQLIDTEEQIDNLTRHQQNVYRVKGRTKNLWKLDCQETLDWLNLIDSDSLKDEKECCSGYDYYERYHKDHCH